The genomic window AAACAGAATTTATTCGCTCTTTAGGCATTACTGCTTATTATGCATACCCATTAATCGCTCAAGGACGGCTGTTGGGTACTCTTTCTTTTGGCAGCCGTACTCTGTTAAGCTTCACCGACAATCAAAAGGGGATGATGCAAGCAGTATGCGACCAAATAGCGATCGCAATGGAACGGGCTAGTTTAATTGCTTCTTTGCAGCAACAAACTGAGGAGTTGCAAGATGCTAACCGCATGAAGGATGAATTCTTAGGGATATTGTCCCACGAGTTGCGATCGCCCCTCAATGCCATCCTTGCCTGGGCGCAATTACTGCAACGAAGCAAGCTCAGTGAAACCCAAATGGCTAGGGCTACGGAGACAATTGAGCGCAATGCTAAGGCGCAAACCCAGCTAATTGAAGACCTGCTAGATATATCACGGATGATTAGAGGTAAGTTACGCCTCAATGTTGGTAGTTGCAATTTGGTTGGGATGATTGAGTCAGCCATTGAGACTGTTAGTCTAGCCGCCCAGTCCAAGGAAATCGATTTGAGATTTTCCCTGATTCCCTCAAAAGAAACGCGAAATGCGCCACCGGGGATACTCCCCGTGGTCACTTTCGCGCAAAATTCAGATTTGGGATTAAGAATCAATCGCGAAAATCTAGAATCTCTAGAAGCACAATCCCAAACCAATCAACACTCAAAGGACAGCAAGCTGGGCGAAAATTCTCAATTCTTAATTTCCGGGGATTTCGAGCGTTTGCAGCAAATCATCTGGAATCTGCTATCCAATGCCATCAAATTCACACCCGTAGGAGGACGGGTAGAGGTGCAATTGTCAGTAGTCACTGGTCAAGAAAAACAACAGACAACGGATAAATATGCCCAAATTCAGGTGATTGATACAGGCATTGGTGTCAGTCCTGACTTTCTTCCTTACGTCTTCGATCGCTTTCGTCAAGCTGATAGTTCTAACACTAGAACCTATGGTGGATTAGGACTAGGATTAGCGATCGTGCGTCATTTAGTAGAATTACATGGCGGTACTATCCACGTAGAGAGTCCAGGTAAAGAGCAAGGAGCAACGTTTACAGTCAAGCTACCACTTTTGAAAAGTCTCCCCCTCGCAGCCTCGTAGCCTCTTCCCCTCCCCTTTTCTCCTCTTCCCTCCCTCCTTGGCGTGCGCGTACTGGTTGTTCGCTTAGAGCGAGTCAGACGCTACGCACAGTCGCTCTAAGCCAACGCAAGAGCGTCTCGAAGAGAAGCCATGCCGTTGGCGTACCCCTACGGGGAAGCAAGCTACGCGGAGCGTGTCGCAGACAAGCCTCTCGAACGCAAGAGCGTCTCCCTTTGGGATAAGAGAAGGCTTTACGCTGCGTTACCCTTGCGTCGGGAACCTCCCAACGGGAAAGCCAGTCGCCTACGGCGGGAAACCCGCCAAAAAGCGCTGGACTCACCGCAAGGCACTGGCTCCCCTACGAATATTTCAAAAATCAAATATGAGTTTTATATATGTATATTTTTATCTCAATATGAATAATTATTCTGTATTGGGGCGATCGCTATTTAGTAGAAGTAGCTTCAATAGGCAATGTAATGACTTCCCTTAAAAAGGCTTGCTATTTTCCTCCTTTACTCCATTTTTCTAGCGGTTCCCAGGTGCATGAAATACACAAAACCTCACCCCCAACCCCTCTGGGTGAGTTCAAAGAGGGGAGATAAGGCTTATTCTTTATCAGGGTGAGGTACAGCTTAACGTCACTCTTATTAGCGCTCTTTTATTACTCTCATTAGAGAATATTTAAAACCTTGTTTCTCCGGGCTTGGTTCCTAACAAGGATTTTTTGACAATCCTTATCAAGCGAGGCTTTAAAAAAGATTCAAGGTCAGCATCTTATTTTTCTGTCTTCAGAGACATAAAGAGCGTTAGGAAACGCTATAAGGCAATACAGTTCAGTTAAGCATTTTTTCCTTCTCTCTGTGTTCTCGGCGCGGCAGTTGCTTCTCCCAAGGGGAGACGCTGCGCGAACAAGTCGGGGAACCGCAAGGGCGCACTGCCTTGCCTCTGCGGTTCGTTAAAAAAATTGACTTTGATAAAGAATTTTAACCTTAACCCAAGCGTATTGCGCTATAAGGGGGTCACTACAGGCGGGGAGAACTTATCCAAAACTTATTCAAAGCAACTTCCGAAATAGGCAATTTTAGAGTTGTATTTAAATTATGTAACCTGAGTTAATCCAAACAGGCTACATAAATTGTTATTTGGGTCTTATCAGGAAATCATGTTAAAAATGACACTTGTATTCCTGCTGTTAGTATGATTGGTCTGTAATATTCACGTAATTTATTCAGATCATCATGCAAAAAAAAGATGTGCATCTTCCAACTACCATAAATCTAACTAATAAGCAGTATTTGATACATTACAATACCTCCTATGATTGCTCTAACAAAGACATTAGTACAAATAGTAGCTGAACCACAACAGCTAGATAGTATTAACTTACATGAGTCGAAGCGAGCTGATTTTTTACAAGAAGTAATTGAAGGCTTAGAAGACGGTATATTAATTTTAAGCAAGGCTGGTAAAGTGATTCATGCTAATGCATCTGCTCATCGCCTTTGTTGTCAATTTAATCAAGGCAATTTTAATCAGAATTTTGTACCCCCAGCCATCTGGAATCTTTGTGAATCATTACTCAATAGTCGGTATTTGTTTTCTGATAAACTGCTAATTCTGTCAGATGAGATTGTGCTTGATAAGTCAAATATTTTTCGGATTAGGGTGAGATTGCTAGATTTAGATGGGTTTGAAGTGCCTTGCTTATTAGTGACCATAGAAAACCAATATGAGTCGGTGAAAAATGTAGCACTCACTGAAGTTCAAAAATTTGACCTGACGCCGCGAGAAGCTGAAATTTGGTTTCTCTATAGAAGCAACTACAGCTACAAAGAAATTGCTAATAAACTTTACATCACCATCAACACCGTGAAAAAGCACATGAAAAATATTCACACCAAGCGACAAGCATCTCTTGTACTTGAAGAGTAATATCGCAATCATAATTGGTTATGCAAGTTGGGGCACAATGCTGTGTCCTTAATTGTATTCGGAGCTTTTTGTAGGCATAATAAGGTATTGGAAACCTGCTGTTTTAATAAAATATTGTTATTTTGTAGTTCCATAGTAATTTTGTTGAACTGATCAGTGCTCAAACCATTATCTTTGACAATTTTTTCAGAGAGGGTACAGAAATTTTTGGCGATATCTTGAGCCTTTGTTGGAAGATCCTTTATACTGTTAGGATCGTTACAAACAATCTTGGGAATTTCTCCATTGCCAATAAGTTTTTTAATTTCTTCAAAGGCATTTTGACGGGCTGGCTCCATTGCTAGCACGGCTTGAGCGTAACTGTTGATTTCAGTATTGTTAACTATTGGTGTTGGAGTTTGACCATCAGCTTTTGAACTCAATGAAAACGCGTTGGAAATCACACTCACAGTAGCGATCGCACCGAAAAAGAATGATTGGAAAAGAATTCGCTTTCGGCTAGGTGGGAAAAAGAAGTCGGAAGTTTTCTTCATATAGTGTGTAATACAAAACTACATCAGGGATATTATAAGGACTTGGAATTATTTTCGGAGTTGGAAGTTCCAGCAACCGCTGAATACATCAAGCTTTTATATTTGATTGTTAACTTCCTCGGCATACTTGACAAAGTTCGATGACTTTAGTCTGGAGTGTTAACATTTCTGATGCTCCTTGCTTGAGGCTGACTTCTAACTCCAGTAGTAGGGGGAAGCAAGAGATTAACTGTTGCACAGAAAGCAGCCTGATTTCTTGCTGTAAAAAGTAGATCCGTTTGGGATTACCGATATCAGCAGCAATAGCTATCGCTTGTTGATTGCGCTCACCACTTTCTATCATAATCTTCACCCATACCCAGGTGCGAAATTGTCCAATTAGTGTGGCAACTATCCGTAATCCCGGTTCGGAAGCATTGATCAGATCCGCCAACGTTGTCAAAGCTTTAGCTGTATCTCCTGTTCTGATTGCTGCTGCTAATTGTAAGCTATTTTGAGTAGTATTTCTTACTAACTTCGTAACAGTATCTATGTCTAAAGGCTTGTTGCTACCTTGGGCATATAACCGCAATTTCTCCATCTCATTGTAGAGTAGCCGTGTATCATTTCCTACAGATTCTGCCAATAGCTGGGCAGTATTGGCAGTCAGTTTCACGCCCACAGTCTGGGCTACTTGATTAACAGATTGCACCAGCAATTCTGTTTTCCAAGGGGGAATGAGGGGAAATTCTCGGAATTCGGTAGCAAATTGTTTTAACAATTTTGTGGATTTGAGGCGTTCATCTGGCTTGTTGCGGCTGGTGAGCAATAAAAATGAGTTTTCGGGAATGACTGGTAGCGATCGCACCAATTCTGCTAACACATTGTCTGGACAGTGTTGGCACAGAGTAGTATTTATCAGCCATACCAAGCGCCCACCAGCGCCAAAAGTGGGTGTCATCACCTGATTTAACCCCTGGATAGCAGCATCAGCTTGATCTGGGGGAAATGAAGTGTAATTAAAACTGATCCATTGGGGATCGAGGACGCGATCGCGCAGCATAGCGATCGCCTTTTCTATGGCAAAATCATCTTCACCCCAGTAAACATAGATTGGCATAGATAGAACCTCATTGGGCATTGAGCAAAACAGTTCCGAATTCTGAGTAAAGAAGTGAAATTCCCTACTTTTTTACTCAGCACTCCCCACTCCCCACTCCCTCAACCATCACACCCAGAAACTAAATACTTTTGAAATCATTCTGTTAATCAAGGTAATTTTCCCTAAAATCTATCAAGTGAGAGCGTGAGGCTATGAAGATTGGACGACAACTATCAAACTTACTTAAATCGGTTAGCACGACTGACGCTGCCAGAAGCTTACAGATCCCAAGTCCAGCATATTCAGGAATCTTCTAAATTCCAGCCACATTCTGGGTTGAGACAAGCAGCGTCCTTTCCTGGCTATACGCTAACTACCCCGCCGGCAGAAGAAGAATCCCAAAACTCTGCTTTCTATGCCAAATTACAGACTTACCAACAGGAACTTTTACAGTTGCCTGTAAACCGTAATTTGATTGTACCTGTACCTCCTGCTAGCTTCCATCTGACTTTAGCGGATTTAATTTGGGACAGTGCTTACCTTGACGCCTGCGAAAAAAATCCCAATTTTGACGAGGAGTTACACTCTTGTTTAACCGAAATATTTCAGCAATATCAACAATTGATGACAAACAGGAGTCATCCAATTCAATGGCAAATGCTGGGACTGATACTGATGCCAAGATCTGTAGGTGTTTGTTTAGTACCTCAAGATGAACGCTGCTACGAGGAAATTATTAAATTTCGTCGAACAATTTATCAAAATCCCAAGTTAATTGCTTTGGGTATTGAGCAGCATTATCACTTCACAGCCCATATTACATTAGCTTATTTTGGGGAGGTTTCATCTGACTTAGACCGCACAAGTTTCAGCACAATGCTTTCTCAATTGAATGAAGAATGGTTGTTGAATTTGCCAGAATTTTTGATTCATCGCGTCGAATTGCGAAAGTTTGATAATATGACACGCTATTATCGTGAACCAGACTGGCCAATTTTAAATTTTTGACCTGATCCGCGGATCATCTTCAAAATAAACGTAAGAATTTAGCATTCAGGAGTCAGGATTTATCAGGAGTTTAGTGTGCTCGGTATATTCATTCATCAAATATTCTCCTGATTCTTTAACTATTCGGACTCCTGAATTCTAACTTCTGAATTATTGTTTAACATTAAGTAAGTAGGCAAGAATAAATCAAACTATGTTACACAACGTAACATTAATTAAATTGGGTTAACTTCGATGATAAATCAAGGTTTTAGCGATGTAATGAGATACTTTACTGTGCTAACTAAAAGAGCAAAAGATCCTTTTAAAACATCCTCTAAGATGGTAGCTGGATTTATAGCATGCTGTACTAACTGAAGTTGCTAGTTATCAAAAAATGCCTATTTTTAAATACACAATTAGAAAACTTAGTATTTAATAATACTAGTAATCAATGTTTTTGTCAGATGCTAATACCATCCGAGGCACTAACTAGCAACTTACGTTACTAGTTTTTTTACATCAAAATTCTAGTTGTTTATAAACGAGGTAAATAGCTTCTAAAAATACATCAGGTGTAACAGCTTCTGGTAGCTTTTCTAAATTAATAATAGTTTTAACTTGCTCGGCTAACTTTAGAGATAGTGAAGCTCTTGCTTTTAATGACATTGCACCACGTCGCTGTAAATACTCACGAATAACAGCAAAATCATCGGGCAACAATTGCGATAAATCGGCAATTTCTACTAACTGCTGATTGAGTACCTTTGCCTGTTCTGAAATTGTCAATGTTGCAGATGCAGTGGGTGTTTGGGCTTGAATCACAATTGTGCCAGCTGCCAAATCACCCAAACGCTTTTCTCGACGGCCCAACATAATTAAAAAAGCGCCAATAAACAAAGTCTCATCAAAAGGTCGGAGTAAGGCACGTAGCGTTGCTTGTTGTAGCCCGATGAGTCTACCGTCATCTCGAACCACGCGAATTTTAGCAACCCGTTTACCAGGGGTTTGCCCAAACCATAAGGTTTCAAAAAATACAAAATAGCTGATATAAATTACAAAGGCGATAATGAAGAAAATTGCTAAGAACCAAACTCCTAAATTTATGCTATTAGTAAAAAAGTCTTCAATAAAATTTAATAGTTGCGTCGATAAGACACTCCAAGTAAAGACAAACAGAAGCAAGGTTACAATCAAGATTGTATAGTCAATCAGCAGTGCCAAAGCTCGATTGCCGATTCCCGCTAAAGTGAATTCCAACTCTACACTTTCTGGAGTCTGGAATGTGATGCGATTAAAAAAGCGCATATTTTAACTAGTTGAAAATTAATAGAGTTGAATTAAAATGTTGAGTTAACGAAAATCTTGTGAGGGAGGTTCTCGTAACTGCAAACCTAGACCCTCACGCCGAGTCCGCAAGTCCAAGTATAAAACAGCTTTTAGTGCTTGCCAGAATGGCATCATTAAAACTCCACCTATTAAGCTGCCGATTAAAGAAATAACATACACAATCCAGTAGATAATAGTACCTTGCTCAAGCTTTATCAGGAATAAGCTAGGTATATAGTTTAATACAAACACTAACGGCAGTGTAACAAAAAAAGCAACTAAAACAACGCCCTGAATGCGAAGTACCGAGGCTTTAGTTAACTCCCAACTTCTAGCAACACTTTCGCTACCATTAATATTTTCCTCAACTGCTAGTGGTACTTCAGCTACTACCCAACGAGAGTAGAACCGGGTTAGTTCTAACAGCACAATTACTGTAAAAATTATTACCGATGTAGTTGCGACTATAACGCCTGTACTAGCACCGAATATCCGTCCTAATGCTACTGCCAGCAAGGTAGCCAAGACACCAGCTGCGAACGCTAGTCCAAAATAAATTAAAAGCATTGATATTCCTACCTGAAAACCAACTCTTAAAAATGACCACAGACGCGGATTAACATGGCTGCTGGCAGCTTGGACACTTTCAGGTTGGTAAATCAATTCTCCAAAAGCCAAGCGTGAAATTAGTCCAGAAATGGCTGCATATTTTGCCCAGCCATAGATTGGAACTATAATCCACAAGTGAGCAATTAAAGCCAGTTTCAGATAAGTCTTCAGATGAGAACGATACAATCGTACCGCAGCACTGACAACATTTCCTACACTCAGTGGTTGTATCTGACCGGGAGATCCAAAATTTTCAGACATAATGGCAACTTTCCCTTGAAAGTACGGAGATGAATTTGAGGATATCTTAAGCTAAGTTAAACTCAGTGTTCCCAAAATTCATGAATATTCAACGTTGGATTGCGCGACGAGAACCGAATTGGCAGCGTTTGGATGCCCTATTAAAGCAGATAGAAAAAAAAGGGCTAAAGTCCCTACAAGCAACAGAAATTAGAGAGTTAGCGAGTTTATATCGTTCAGTAGCAGCAGATTTAGCTCGTGCCCGTACCCAGCAAATCAGCAATACTTTGATACAAAGTTTACAATCTTTAACAACTCGTGCTTATACGCAGATTTACCAAGGTTCGCGGCGACAGGAATGGCAGGCAATCTTAGAATTTTACCATTGGGGATTACCATCTGTAGTCCAGAAAACATTTGCATATATTGCTGCTGCAACGGCGCTGTTTCTACTGGGGGCAGTAGTAGCTTGGTGGTATTCCTGGCAAAATCCTAGCTTTATGTCGTTGATAGTACCTGAAAGTTTGATTACCAAGGTGCGAGATGAGCATAAATTGTGGATGGGGTCAATTGTTGGCGTTGAACCTCTGGCATCCAGCGGTATCATGATCAATAATCTGTCGGTATCTTTTGGTGCTGCTGCTGGTGGCATCACGGCTGGAGCATACACAGCCTACTTGATGGTCTTTAATGGCTTATTGATTGGTGCTGTTGGTACTTTGGTGGGTCAAAATAATCTGGCTTATCCTTTTTGGGCGTTTGTGTTTCCGCATGGTTCTTTGGAATTACCCGCTATCTTTTTTGCTGGGGGTGCAGGATTTTTATTAGCAAGAGCAATTTTATTTCCTGGTAAATATCGCCGTGGTGATGCACTGAAATTCTATGGTTTTCAAGCAGTGCAGCTAATATTTGGGATTGTACCAATGTTAGTTATTGCTGGTGCGATCGAAGGCTTTTTTTCTCCTAATCCCAGCGTACCTGAGCCGATTAAATATCTGGCAGGAATAGGATTATTTATACTTTTGGTAATGTATTGTAGCCGCAAGCAAACATGAAATAATTTAGGTGGTGGCAGATTGGTAAATTTAAAAATACTTTAGAATAAGGTAAATACTTTTCAGTTAAGACTTCAGAATTTAGGACTTAACTATGTAAAAAAATTATCATAAGTTGGAGCTAGGATAATCATGGTACAAACACCAAATAAAATATTGACCCTAGAACAGTTTCTCGAAATTGAGTCCGTTTTATCAGTGCCAGAATTCTATCAGGGGTTACAGTTAACCGTCGGTAATATTTTTGGGTAGTTAAAGGTGACTACGTAACAAAATTATATTTATTTACACCCATCCACTTAAGACTTACGCTCTGTATAAATCAATCATGGTATGCATTTACCAAAATAGGTCGTTTCAGGCTTTTATTAATCATTCTTTGATCGTAAATAGACCCGTGCCTCTACGACAGATGTGGTTTTTAAAATCATTCATATTTTGTCTTTCCTGTCAATGCGTAAGTCCTAATAAAATTATTTATTCAGAGTAACCGCCTAAAGAGCGGGAACACGCAAAATACAGGCATGGGGTCAATCTAAAATCTAAAACCGTTCGACTGAGCGTAGCCGAAGTCCAAAATCCAAAATTGTTTGACTACCTATGAAAGGTATATGATATTAATATTTTTATTTCGACATAGCTATTTTAAGTCGAACCAACCCGAATCCTTTTAATAGGAAAGGATAGTATATAGGTCAAGGTGCGAAAGGTAGGTATAAAAAGTCTATAAAAGAGAAATTTTGGGATACAGTCTTAATATAAATACTAAC from Nostoc sp. UHCC 0926 includes these protein-coding regions:
- a CDS encoding helix-turn-helix transcriptional regulator, yielding MIALTKTLVQIVAEPQQLDSINLHESKRADFLQEVIEGLEDGILILSKAGKVIHANASAHRLCCQFNQGNFNQNFVPPAIWNLCESLLNSRYLFSDKLLILSDEIVLDKSNIFRIRVRLLDLDGFEVPCLLVTIENQYESVKNVALTEVQKFDLTPREAEIWFLYRSNYSYKEIANKLYITINTVKKHMKNIHTKRQASLVLEE
- a CDS encoding DUF4168 domain-containing protein, translated to MKKTSDFFFPPSRKRILFQSFFFGAIATVSVISNAFSLSSKADGQTPTPIVNNTEINSYAQAVLAMEPARQNAFEEIKKLIGNGEIPKIVCNDPNSIKDLPTKAQDIAKNFCTLSEKIVKDNGLSTDQFNKITMELQNNNILLKQQVSNTLLCLQKAPNTIKDTALCPNLHNQL
- the holA gene encoding DNA polymerase III subunit delta, which produces MPIYVYWGEDDFAIEKAIAMLRDRVLDPQWISFNYTSFPPDQADAAIQGLNQVMTPTFGAGGRLVWLINTTLCQHCPDNVLAELVRSLPVIPENSFLLLTSRNKPDERLKSTKLLKQFATEFREFPLIPPWKTELLVQSVNQVAQTVGVKLTANTAQLLAESVGNDTRLLYNEMEKLRLYAQGSNKPLDIDTVTKLVRNTTQNSLQLAAAIRTGDTAKALTTLADLINASEPGLRIVATLIGQFRTWVWVKIMIESGERNQQAIAIAADIGNPKRIYFLQQEIRLLSVQQLISCFPLLLELEVSLKQGASEMLTLQTKVIELCQVCRGS
- a CDS encoding DUF1868 domain-containing protein, encoding MDDNYQTYLNRLARLTLPEAYRSQVQHIQESSKFQPHSGLRQAASFPGYTLTTPPAEEESQNSAFYAKLQTYQQELLQLPVNRNLIVPVPPASFHLTLADLIWDSAYLDACEKNPNFDEELHSCLTEIFQQYQQLMTNRSHPIQWQMLGLILMPRSVGVCLVPQDERCYEEIIKFRRTIYQNPKLIALGIEQHYHFTAHITLAYFGEVSSDLDRTSFSTMLSQLNEEWLLNLPEFLIHRVELRKFDNMTRYYREPDWPILNF
- a CDS encoding RDD family protein; the protein is MRFFNRITFQTPESVELEFTLAGIGNRALALLIDYTILIVTLLLFVFTWSVLSTQLLNFIEDFFTNSINLGVWFLAIFFIIAFVIYISYFVFFETLWFGQTPGKRVAKIRVVRDDGRLIGLQQATLRALLRPFDETLFIGAFLIMLGRREKRLGDLAAGTIVIQAQTPTASATLTISEQAKVLNQQLVEIADLSQLLPDDFAVIREYLQRRGAMSLKARASLSLKLAEQVKTIINLEKLPEAVTPDVFLEAIYLVYKQLEF
- a CDS encoding stage II sporulation protein M is translated as MNIQRWIARREPNWQRLDALLKQIEKKGLKSLQATEIRELASLYRSVAADLARARTQQISNTLIQSLQSLTTRAYTQIYQGSRRQEWQAILEFYHWGLPSVVQKTFAYIAAATALFLLGAVVAWWYSWQNPSFMSLIVPESLITKVRDEHKLWMGSIVGVEPLASSGIMINNLSVSFGAAAGGITAGAYTAYLMVFNGLLIGAVGTLVGQNNLAYPFWAFVFPHGSLELPAIFFAGGAGFLLARAILFPGKYRRGDALKFYGFQAVQLIFGIVPMLVIAGAIEGFFSPNPSVPEPIKYLAGIGLFILLVMYCSRKQT